A window of the Gossypium hirsutum isolate 1008001.06 chromosome A03, Gossypium_hirsutum_v2.1, whole genome shotgun sequence genome harbors these coding sequences:
- the LOC107942795 gene encoding 40S ribosomal protein S5 encodes MMHGRNNGKKLMAVRIVKHAMEIIYLLTDQNPIQVIVDAIINSGPREDATRIGSAGVVRRQAVDISPLRRVNQAIYLLTTGNRESAFRNIKTIAECLADELINAAKGSSNSYAIKKKDEIERVAKANR; translated from the exons ATGATGCATGGCCGAAACAATGGAAAGAAACTTATGGCAGTCAGGATTGTGAAACATGCTATGGAAATTATTTATCTCCTGACTGATCAGAACCCAATTCAAGTCATCGTTGATGCCATTATCAACAG TGGACCTCGTGAAGATGCTACTCGTATTGGTTCTGCTGGTGTTGTGAGGCGTCAGGCTGTTGATATTTCTCCTCTTCGTCGAGTGAATCAAGCCATCTATCTCCTCACCACTGGTAATCGTGAGTCTGCATTCAGAAACATTAAAACTATCGCTGAATGTTTAGCTGATGAGCTTATTAACGCAGCAAAGGGATCATCTAACAG CTATGCCATCAAGAAGAAGGACGAAATCGAGAGAGTTGCCAAGGCCAATCGTTGA